From Tamandua tetradactyla isolate mTamTet1 chromosome 26, mTamTet1.pri, whole genome shotgun sequence, a single genomic window includes:
- the LOC143669590 gene encoding olfactory receptor 13A1-like, protein MAMNNQMLVTEFILQGFSETPQLQVLLFFLFFTVYTMVICGNSLIMAAISFSPGLHTSMYFFLVNLAIFDVFCACAVLPKLLEILVAEKKIISYDGCIIQMYLLTWSIAAELLLFTAMAYDHYMAICQPLHYGSIMGPQVCAALAGAVWGISIPDAGVNTGLVLQLTFCGPNVIDHFFCEILPVLLLSCSSTCLNDIMTIMADNFYAVLNFLLTMVSYGFIISTILKICTAKGKWQTFSTCSSHLTVVTMYYTTVIYTYLTPGSSYSPETRKVMAVLYSTVSPTLNPLIYTLRNKDVKTALHKSLHC, encoded by the coding sequence ATGGCCATGAATAACCAGATGCTGGTAACAGAATTCATCCTGCAGGGTTTCTCAGAAACACCACAGCTCCAGGTGCTCttattcttcctcttcttcactGTCTACACCATGGTCATCTGTGGAAACTCACTCATCATGGCAGCCATCAGCTTCAGCCCTGGACTCCACACatccatgtactttttcctggTCAACTTGGCTATTTTTGATGTGTTCTGTGCATGTGCTGTTTTGCCAAAACTCCTTGAGATTCTGGTGGCAGAGAAGAAAATCATCTCCTATGACGGCTGCATAATCCAGATGTACTTACTGACATGGTCCATTGCAGCAGAGTTGCTTCTCTTCACTGCCATGGCATATGATCACTACATGGCCATCTGCCAGCCCCTGCACTATGGCTCCATAATGGGCCCCCAAGTATGTGCAGCCCTGGCAGGAGCTGTTTGGGGCATTAGCATACCGGATGCTGGGGTCAACACCGGTCTGGTACTACAGCTGACTTTCTGTGGGCCCAATGTGATAGATCACTTTTTCTGTGAGATCCTTCCTGTGTTGCTGCTCTCCTGTTCCTCCACATGCTTGAATGATATTATGACAATAATGGCTGACAACTTCTATGCTGTGTTGAATTTCCTTCTCACCATGGTATCCTATGGTTTTATCATCTCCACTATCCTGAAGATTTGTACTGCCAAGGGAAAGTGGCAAaccttctccacctgctcctcccacctcaCTGTGGTTACTATGTACTACACTACAGTCATTTACACTTACCTGACCCCAGGCTCCAGCTACTCCCCAGAGACAAGGAAGGTCATGGCTGTGCTTTATTCCACTGTGAGCCCCACCTTGAACCCTCTCATTTACACACTAAGGAACAAGGATGTCAAGACAGCTCTCCACAAGTCTTTACATTGTTAG